The Armatimonadota bacterium genome includes a window with the following:
- a CDS encoding oxidoreductase encodes MSETKDTGIRFGVIGYGGAFNMGKMHAEHAAAAGMPLTAVCDLDPARTEAARADFPGIETYNDVDEFLAKAPVDLVTVITPHNTHADLCIRCSRAGKHVITEKPMCLTADEATAMIETAREAGKMLSVYHNRRWDGDFLAIKRAVDAGLIGDVFSIEMSMGGFGHPGHWWRSSKEISGGNFYDWGAHMVDWMLNIVGKKVLDVTGIFQKRVWMDVTNEDHTQAIIRFEDNIWGNVEISSIARAGKPRYRILGTAGAIVDRWEGHFELLSSVEGMQAECKVRYLETDWPAYYRNIAGFLTGKEELAVTPESARRVISVIETAEKSAEAGKALVPPFV; translated from the coding sequence ATGTCGGAAACGAAGGACACGGGTATACGCTTCGGGGTCATCGGGTACGGCGGAGCTTTCAACATGGGCAAGATGCACGCAGAGCACGCGGCCGCGGCCGGGATGCCGCTGACCGCAGTCTGCGACCTGGACCCGGCGCGAACCGAGGCGGCGCGCGCCGATTTCCCGGGGATCGAGACCTACAACGACGTGGACGAGTTTCTTGCGAAGGCACCGGTGGACCTGGTAACGGTCATCACGCCGCACAATACACACGCGGACCTGTGCATTCGCTGCTCCCGGGCCGGCAAGCACGTTATCACAGAGAAGCCCATGTGTCTGACAGCCGACGAGGCGACGGCGATGATCGAGACCGCCCGCGAGGCGGGAAAAATGCTCTCCGTCTACCACAACCGGCGCTGGGACGGCGACTTCCTGGCCATCAAACGAGCCGTGGACGCGGGGCTGATCGGCGATGTGTTTTCCATCGAAATGTCCATGGGAGGGTTCGGCCATCCGGGCCACTGGTGGCGAAGCAGCAAGGAGATCTCCGGCGGCAACTTCTATGACTGGGGCGCGCATATGGTGGACTGGATGCTGAACATCGTCGGCAAGAAGGTGCTGGACGTGACTGGCATCTTCCAGAAGCGCGTCTGGATGGACGTGACCAACGAGGACCATACTCAGGCCATCATCCGCTTCGAGGACAACATTTGGGGGAACGTGGAGATTTCCAGCATCGCGCGCGCCGGGAAACCGCGTTACCGCATTCTGGGAACGGCGGGCGCCATTGTGGATCGGTGGGAGGGCCATTTCGAGCTGCTGTCCTCCGTGGAGGGCATGCAGGCGGAATGCAAGGTCCGTTATCTGGAGACAGACTGGCCGGCTTACTACCGCAACATCGCTGGATTCCTTACAGGCAAAGAAGAGCTTGCTGTCACTCCTGAGAGCGCGCGCCGGGTCATCTCCGTCATCGAGACCGCGGAGAAGTCCGCGGAGGCCGGAAAGGCCCTGGTTCCGCCGTTCGTCTGA
- the gltA gene encoding citrate synthase, giving the protein MSTAKLVLEGKEYEFPVVVGSENEVGIDITSLRAKTGAITLDPGYANTGSCESAITYIDGERGILRYRGYPIEKLVEAKARFIEVAYLLIYGKWPTAEEYATFSKLMTQHSIIHEDMKNFFNHFPPMTHPMAILSAMVASLSGFYPDGDEELNMIRVLAKAKTISAYAYKKSIGEPFVYPRPDLSYPANILHMMFAHPMEEYQAPPVLEEALRLLLILHADHEQNCSTSTVRMVGSSGASLFASISAGVCALWGPLHGGANQEVIQMLERIRDDGGDYKKYIAMAKDKDSGFRLMGFGHRVYKNYDPRARILKEQADKVLEVVGVKDPLLDIAKHLEEAALSDEYFIERKLYPNVDFYSGIIYKAMGIPTNMFTVMFALGRMPGWIAHWREMKQDPATRINRPRQIYTGPTEREVPPR; this is encoded by the coding sequence ATGAGCACAGCCAAACTGGTTCTCGAAGGCAAGGAATACGAGTTTCCGGTCGTCGTCGGTTCGGAAAACGAGGTGGGCATTGACATCACTTCGCTTCGCGCCAAAACCGGCGCCATCACCCTGGACCCGGGCTACGCAAACACGGGCTCCTGCGAAAGCGCCATCACCTACATTGACGGTGAGCGCGGAATTCTGCGCTACCGGGGATATCCCATCGAGAAGCTCGTTGAGGCCAAGGCGCGATTCATCGAGGTGGCCTATCTTCTGATTTACGGGAAGTGGCCGACTGCGGAGGAGTATGCGACGTTCTCGAAGCTGATGACGCAGCACAGCATCATCCACGAGGACATGAAGAACTTTTTCAACCACTTCCCGCCCATGACCCACCCGATGGCCATTCTCTCCGCCATGGTGGCCTCGCTTTCTGGCTTCTACCCGGACGGGGATGAAGAGCTGAACATGATCCGGGTGCTGGCAAAGGCCAAGACAATCAGCGCCTACGCTTACAAGAAGTCCATCGGGGAGCCCTTCGTCTATCCCAGGCCGGACCTCAGCTACCCCGCGAACATCTTGCACATGATGTTCGCTCATCCGATGGAGGAATATCAGGCGCCTCCCGTGCTGGAGGAGGCACTTCGGTTGCTGCTCATCCTACACGCGGATCACGAGCAGAACTGCAGCACGTCCACCGTTCGCATGGTGGGCTCCAGCGGAGCCAGTCTGTTCGCCTCGATCTCGGCTGGCGTTTGCGCCCTGTGGGGACCGCTGCACGGCGGAGCGAACCAGGAGGTCATCCAGATGCTGGAGCGGATCCGGGACGACGGCGGAGACTACAAGAAATACATCGCGATGGCCAAGGACAAAGACTCCGGCTTCCGCCTTATGGGTTTCGGACACCGCGTCTACAAGAACTACGATCCGCGCGCACGGATCCTCAAAGAGCAGGCCGACAAGGTGCTGGAGGTAGTGGGTGTCAAGGATCCCCTGCTGGATATCGCCAAGCACCTGGAGGAGGCCGCCCTGAGCGACGAGTACTTCATCGAGCGCAAGCTGTATCCGAACGTGGACTTCTACAGCGGAATCATTTACAAGGCGATGGGGATTCCCACGAACATGTTTACGGTCATGTTTGCCTTGGGGCGGATGCCGGGCTGGATCGCCCACTGGAGAGAGATGAAGCAGGACCCGGCCACCCGCATCAACAGGCCAAGGCAGATCTACACCGGTCCCACCGAGCGCGAGGTACCCCCGCGCTAG
- a CDS encoding HNH endonuclease, translated as MDPLNQDVLVLNSDYEPINICNIRRAIGLICLGKVDVLHTDSVTLHTTREAIVSPSVVRLKYHVKRPMPRLRLSRRSIFARDNYTCQYCGQTAQDLTVDHVIPRRLGGRTEWENLVCCCKRCNGKKGDKTLAEVGFHLARPPRRPRWVPFVSLTKYMDGKRNQAWRDYLPHTHGWGGRDAS; from the coding sequence ATGGACCCTTTGAACCAGGACGTGCTGGTCCTGAACAGCGACTACGAACCGATCAATATCTGCAACATCCGGCGGGCGATCGGGCTGATCTGCCTGGGGAAGGTGGACGTGCTGCACACAGACTCCGTCACGCTGCACACCACGCGGGAGGCAATTGTCAGCCCTTCGGTCGTCCGCCTGAAGTATCACGTCAAACGGCCGATGCCGCGCCTGCGGCTCTCGCGCCGGTCCATCTTTGCGCGCGACAACTACACCTGCCAGTACTGCGGACAGACCGCGCAGGACCTCACCGTGGACCATGTGATTCCCCGCCGCCTGGGCGGCCGGACCGAGTGGGAGAACCTGGTCTGCTGCTGCAAGCGCTGCAATGGCAAGAAAGGGGACAAGACGCTTGCCGAAGTGGGCTTCCACCTGGCGCGGCCTCCGCGGCGGCCGCGGTGGGTGCCTTTCGTCAGCCTGACCAAGTATATGGACGGCAAGCGCAATCAGGCGTGGCGCGACTATCTGCCGCACACTCACGGGTGGGGCGGCCGGGACGCCAGCTGA
- a CDS encoding 2-deoxy-D-gluconate 3-dehydrogenase, with protein MGDTSIFDLSGRVAIVTGASRGLGQYFGRALARAGADLVITSRSIEALEPFRREIEQMGRRALPLELDVRNYESIQRMARDAWEHYGKVDILVNNAGCNIRKPAFEVTWDDWNTVLDTNLRGTFFVAQAIARRMAERRYGRIINIGSVTCVFGYAGLAPYGASRGGVKQLTMSLADDWGPYGITVNCLAPGWFKTEQTRVMYEDTEWVEYLCDRIPLKRPGQPTDLDGAIVFLASDASAYITAQTLLVDGGITGGSTRALPRRKD; from the coding sequence ATGGGCGACACAAGCATCTTCGATCTGAGCGGTCGGGTGGCCATCGTGACCGGGGCTAGCCGCGGTCTCGGGCAGTATTTCGGGCGAGCCCTAGCGCGCGCGGGAGCCGATCTGGTCATTACCAGCCGCAGCATCGAGGCGCTGGAGCCGTTCCGCCGGGAGATCGAGCAGATGGGCCGCCGCGCGCTCCCCCTGGAACTGGACGTGCGGAACTACGAGAGCATCCAGCGCATGGCGAGGGACGCCTGGGAGCACTACGGGAAGGTGGATATCCTGGTCAACAACGCCGGATGCAACATCCGCAAACCGGCATTCGAGGTGACATGGGACGACTGGAACACGGTCCTGGACACCAATCTGCGCGGCACCTTTTTCGTGGCACAGGCGATTGCCCGGAGAATGGCCGAGCGCAGGTACGGCCGCATCATCAACATCGGATCCGTCACCTGCGTCTTCGGCTACGCGGGGCTTGCCCCGTACGGCGCCAGCCGCGGCGGAGTGAAGCAGCTCACCATGAGCCTTGCCGACGACTGGGGGCCGTACGGCATCACAGTCAACTGCCTTGCGCCCGGGTGGTTCAAAACGGAGCAGACGCGTGTGATGTACGAGGACACGGAGTGGGTGGAGTATCTGTGCGACCGCATCCCCCTGAAGCGTCCCGGACAGCCCACAGACCTGGACGGAGCCATCGTGTTTCTGGCTTCGGACGCAAGCGCCTACATCACCGCCCAGACGCTGCTGGTGGACGGCGGCATCACGGGGGGTTCGACACGCGCGCTGCCCCGCAGGAAGGACTGA
- the adh gene encoding galactitol-1-phosphate 5-dehydrogenase codes for MKALVLEQYGSLSVRDVPGPEPGLGEVLVRVRACGICGSDVHGMDGSTGRRIPPVIMGHEAAGEVAGLGPGVSGWKEGERVTFDSTVYCGECSFCREGRVNLCDRRRVLGVSCGEYRRDGAFAEYVAVPERILYRLPDGLSFRQAALVEAVSIGAHAVRISPVERAGSVLVVGAGMIGLLLMQALKAEGCPRVLVSDVDHRRLDLARELGADELLDASSCDVPSVVRALTERDGVDIAFDAAGNAEAFRAAVQSVRKGGWVTLVGNLAPEVTLPLQWVVTRELTLQGSCASAGEYPRCLEMIAAGKVRVDRLISAAAPLEEGPEWFARLYEREPGLMKVILEP; via the coding sequence ATGAAAGCTCTTGTGCTGGAGCAGTACGGTAGTCTTTCTGTCCGGGACGTCCCTGGCCCTGAGCCGGGGCTGGGGGAGGTCCTAGTGCGGGTGCGGGCGTGCGGCATCTGCGGCAGCGACGTCCACGGCATGGACGGCAGCACGGGAAGGCGCATTCCTCCTGTCATCATGGGCCACGAGGCGGCGGGAGAGGTCGCCGGACTCGGGCCGGGCGTGTCGGGCTGGAAAGAGGGCGAGCGGGTCACGTTCGATTCCACCGTCTACTGCGGCGAGTGCTCGTTCTGCCGCGAGGGGCGCGTCAACCTGTGCGACCGCAGACGGGTACTGGGCGTATCCTGCGGGGAATATCGTCGTGACGGGGCGTTTGCCGAGTATGTGGCTGTCCCGGAGCGCATCCTTTACCGGCTGCCGGACGGCCTCTCGTTCCGTCAGGCCGCATTGGTAGAGGCGGTTTCCATCGGCGCACATGCCGTGCGCATCTCGCCGGTCGAGCGTGCCGGCTCCGTGTTGGTGGTGGGAGCAGGAATGATCGGCCTGCTGCTGATGCAGGCGTTGAAGGCCGAGGGGTGTCCTCGAGTACTGGTCTCGGATGTGGACCACAGGAGGCTGGACCTAGCCCGGGAGCTGGGCGCTGATGAACTGCTGGATGCATCTTCCTGCGACGTGCCTTCCGTGGTGCGGGCGCTCACGGAGCGGGACGGCGTGGACATTGCGTTCGACGCGGCGGGCAATGCGGAAGCGTTCCGCGCGGCGGTCCAGTCCGTGCGGAAGGGCGGGTGGGTAACGCTGGTGGGCAATCTGGCTCCCGAAGTAACCCTCCCTCTTCAGTGGGTGGTGACGCGCGAGCTCACCCTGCAGGGCTCCTGCGCATCCGCCGGCGAATACCCCCGCTGTCTGGAGATGATCGCAGCCGGGAAGGTGCGGGTGGACCGGCTGATCAGCGCGGCAGCTCCGTTGGAGGAGGGACCAGAGTGGTTCGCCCGGCTTTACGAGCGCGAGCCGGGATTGATGAAGGTGATCCTGGAACCCTGA
- the pdxT gene encoding pyridoxal 5'-phosphate synthase subunit PdxT, giving the protein MTREEIAEIEQAPVIGVLSYQGDVREHLAAVEAAGARAVPVNRPEQLRELAGLIIPGGESTTIGKLMTHFGMDQAIRERYEQGMALFGTCAGLILMAREIEGSDQPRLGLMEITARRNAFGRQVQSFETDLEVPDLGGGPLRAVFIRAPYISAVGAGVRIMASFNERIVLARQDRLLAAAFHPELVGETRLHRYFLDIATGKE; this is encoded by the coding sequence TTGACCAGAGAAGAGATCGCGGAGATCGAGCAGGCGCCGGTGATCGGCGTGCTGAGCTACCAGGGTGATGTGCGGGAGCACCTGGCGGCCGTTGAGGCGGCAGGGGCAAGGGCGGTGCCCGTGAACCGGCCGGAGCAGTTGCGGGAGTTGGCCGGGCTCATCATTCCGGGCGGAGAGAGCACCACCATCGGCAAACTGATGACCCATTTCGGGATGGACCAGGCCATCCGGGAGCGCTACGAACAGGGAATGGCCCTTTTCGGCACGTGCGCGGGGCTCATCCTGATGGCGCGCGAGATCGAGGGGAGCGATCAGCCCCGGCTTGGCCTGATGGAAATCACCGCCCGCCGCAACGCGTTCGGCCGTCAAGTCCAGAGCTTCGAGACTGATCTGGAGGTGCCAGATCTGGGAGGCGGTCCGCTCAGGGCCGTGTTCATTCGGGCGCCCTATATTTCGGCTGTGGGTGCGGGGGTGCGCATTATGGCCAGTTTCAATGAACGCATCGTCCTGGCTCGTCAGGACCGCTTGCTGGCAGCCGCATTTCATCCGGAACTGGTGGGGGAGACGCGCCTCCATCGCTACTTCCTGGACATCGCGACAGGGAAGGAGTGA
- the serC gene encoding phosphoserine aminotransferase, translating into MSRVYNFSAGPAVLPEEVLKQAAEEMLDWHGCGMSVMEMSHRGKEFIGIAAQAEADLRDLLRIPENYRVLFLQGGATGQFAAVPMNLLRGKESADYINTGSWSKKAISEAKKYCRVNVAASSEDTNFTTIPPRETWKLDPQAAYVHYTSNETIGGVEFHETPDVGDVPLACDMSSNFLSRPVDVSRYGVIYAGAQKNIGPAGVTVVIVRDDLMGDPLPCTPTLFDYKIQAENDSMYNTPPCYAIYIAGLVFQHVKKLGGVEAVEKTNIEKAKLLYDLIDSSEFYRSPVEKSCRSRMNVPFTLANPDLDETFLKEAKEHGLVQLKGHRSVGGMRASIYNAMPIEGVKALCDFMRDFERRYG; encoded by the coding sequence ATGAGCCGAGTCTACAATTTCAGCGCCGGGCCGGCGGTGCTGCCGGAAGAGGTCCTGAAGCAGGCGGCCGAGGAGATGCTCGACTGGCACGGATGCGGCATGTCCGTGATGGAGATGAGCCATCGGGGCAAGGAGTTCATCGGCATCGCAGCGCAGGCGGAGGCGGATCTGCGGGATCTGCTCAGAATTCCCGAGAACTATCGCGTGCTTTTCCTGCAGGGAGGAGCCACCGGGCAATTTGCGGCGGTGCCGATGAACCTGCTGCGCGGGAAGGAAAGCGCGGACTACATCAACACCGGAAGCTGGTCCAAAAAGGCCATCTCCGAGGCGAAGAAATACTGCCGGGTGAACGTGGCGGCCTCTTCGGAGGACACCAACTTCACCACCATCCCGCCGCGGGAGACCTGGAAGCTGGATCCGCAGGCGGCCTATGTGCACTACACCTCCAACGAGACGATCGGCGGTGTGGAGTTTCATGAGACGCCCGATGTCGGTGACGTGCCCCTGGCCTGCGACATGAGCTCCAATTTCCTTTCCCGGCCTGTGGACGTCTCCCGCTACGGGGTCATCTATGCCGGAGCGCAGAAGAACATCGGCCCGGCAGGGGTGACGGTGGTCATCGTGCGGGATGATCTGATGGGCGATCCGCTGCCCTGCACGCCCACTCTTTTCGACTACAAGATTCAGGCGGAGAACGACTCCATGTACAACACCCCGCCCTGCTACGCCATTTACATCGCGGGCCTGGTGTTCCAGCATGTCAAGAAGCTGGGCGGCGTGGAGGCGGTGGAGAAGACCAACATCGAGAAGGCGAAGCTTCTCTACGACCTGATAGACTCCTCGGAGTTCTACCGCTCGCCTGTGGAGAAGTCCTGCCGCTCGCGGATGAACGTGCCCTTCACTCTGGCCAATCCCGATCTGGATGAGACCTTCCTGAAGGAGGCGAAGGAGCATGGGCTGGTGCAGCTCAAGGGGCACCGCTCCGTGGGCGGCATGCGCGCCAGCATCTACAACGCCATGCCCATAGAGGGTGTGAAGGCGCTCTGCGACTTCATGCGCGATTTCGAGCGCCGTTACGGCTGA
- a CDS encoding hypothetical protein (possible pseudo, internal stop codon), with amino-acid sequence MVHPFTPEAPCFYSTDAFTDWALEFLDSHPPDGTPFFLYLAYCAPHFPMQAPPEDTQRYRGSYLRGWDEIRHERFERLRSTGLADDSWTLSPRDARAPAWSEAADRELWDLKMSIYAAMVDRMDQGIRKVMDKVREMGLEQDTLFLFLSDNGGCAQHIDASPGVLPGGVDSFCTVDAPWANASNTPFRRFKVFTHEGGICTPLVARWPRVIPAGTVNRSTGHVMDLMPTLMEICGAPYPEETSGGSLPPPEGISLLPAFRGEFIRVRAPICWEFRGCRAVRDGEWKLVTQGPARESTGILFEEGFESWELYNLEEDRCETRNLAGKDPRRVRRLERLWLDWRSRMSGPEEGPAGT; translated from the coding sequence GTGGTCCATCCGTTCACCCCGGAGGCTCCCTGCTTCTACAGCACGGATGCGTTCACAGACTGGGCGCTGGAGTTTCTGGACTCGCACCCCCCCGACGGCACGCCGTTCTTCCTGTATCTCGCCTACTGCGCGCCGCACTTCCCGATGCAGGCGCCTCCTGAGGACACCCAGCGCTATCGCGGCAGCTACCTTCGTGGATGGGATGAGATCCGGCACGAGCGTTTCGAGCGGCTGAGGAGTACGGGTCTGGCGGATGACTCCTGGACTCTATCGCCGCGGGATGCCCGCGCTCCCGCGTGGAGCGAGGCGGCGGACCGGGAACTCTGGGATCTCAAGATGAGTATCTACGCGGCCATGGTGGACCGGATGGATCAGGGCATCCGCAAAGTCATGGACAAGGTCCGCGAAATGGGCCTCGAGCAGGACACGCTGTTCCTGTTCCTCTCCGACAACGGCGGCTGCGCCCAGCACATCGACGCTTCACCCGGAGTCTTGCCCGGAGGCGTGGATTCCTTTTGCACAGTGGACGCGCCGTGGGCGAACGCCAGCAATACGCCGTTCCGCCGTTTTAAGGTTTTCACGCACGAAGGGGGCATCTGTACGCCGCTGGTGGCCCGGTGGCCGCGCGTGATCCCGGCCGGGACGGTCAATCGTTCCACCGGGCACGTTATGGACCTGATGCCCACTCTGATGGAGATCTGCGGCGCACCCTACCCCGAGGAAACGTCAGGAGGCTCGCTGCCGCCGCCCGAGGGAATCAGCCTGCTCCCCGCATTCCGGGGAGAGTTTATCCGGGTGCGTGCCCCCATCTGCTGGGAGTTTCGGGGATGCCGCGCGGTCCGGGACGGAGAGTGGAAACTGGTCACTCAGGGACCGGCGCGAGAGAGCACGGGCATCCTGTTCGAAGAGGGCTTCGAGTCCTGGGAGCTTTACAATCTGGAGGAAGACCGCTGCGAGACCCGGAATCTAGCTGGAAAAGACCCCAGACGCGTGCGCCGGCTGGAACGGCTGTGGCTAGATTGGCGGTCAAGAATGAGCGGCCCGGAGGAGGGCCCGGCCGGAACCTGA
- a CDS encoding hypothetical protein (possible pseudo, internal stop codon), translated as MAVLSFALQAMDLAAMKPEADKSGTAFPRPNVVLIVADDLGFSDIGCFGGEICTPGLDRLAREGMRFTSFYNNAVCMPTRASLLTGLYPQQVGAAQRADLAPAGNLTIAEALQAAGYRTMMAGKWHNGSAEGRLPWQRGFQRYRGLLSGSSNYFNPGLPRPGEPAPAHKQPGQTRP; from the coding sequence GTGGCGGTTCTATCCTTCGCGCTCCAGGCAATGGATCTCGCGGCCATGAAGCCAGAGGCGGACAAGTCAGGGACGGCTTTTCCGCGTCCCAATGTCGTCCTGATTGTGGCGGACGACTTGGGTTTCTCAGACATCGGCTGCTTCGGCGGAGAAATTTGCACTCCCGGCTTAGACCGTCTAGCGCGGGAGGGCATGCGGTTCACCTCCTTCTACAACAACGCCGTATGCATGCCCACGCGCGCATCGCTTCTGACCGGCCTCTATCCGCAGCAGGTGGGAGCCGCACAGCGGGCCGATCTGGCGCCGGCTGGTAATCTGACCATCGCCGAGGCGCTCCAGGCGGCCGGATACCGGACCATGATGGCCGGCAAGTGGCATAACGGGTCGGCCGAGGGACGTCTGCCCTGGCAGCGGGGCTTCCAGCGCTACCGGGGCTTGCTGAGTGGTTCCAGCAATTACTTCAATCCGGGCCTTCCCCGGCCCGGCGAACCCGCCCCTGCGCACAAACAACCCGGCCAAACGCGCCCCTAG
- a CDS encoding oxidoreductase — MKTLGVGVVGYGFMGRMHTYAYQSLPMLYEPSPAKLKMVGCAVRSPASQETAVRQAGFAFATADYRELLERDDIEIISCCVPNNLHEQVAVDAIRAGKHLYIDKPLAASLQEAERIVQADADAADGRTRQMAFNYRFVPALMRARQLLQEERLGRIYTFNLRYLHSTNADPSRPLHWKTDRAAGGGVLVDLGSHIIDLARWLLGDFRRVLAHPVTAISERPDGKGGMRKVEGDDATFLLAEMQSGAVGTLEASKLAVGANDDLTIEIRGEKGALLFSLMEPEWLRFYDNTAPGGDLGGLKGFTAIECVQRYPAPASLPGPKLTPGWMRFHIHSVYEFVRRVVEGLPGDPSLADGLETQRVLDVCYNSPGRWTEVTER, encoded by the coding sequence ATGAAGACACTTGGCGTGGGAGTGGTCGGTTACGGGTTCATGGGACGGATGCATACCTATGCCTACCAGTCCCTGCCGATGCTGTACGAACCGTCGCCGGCGAAACTGAAGATGGTGGGCTGCGCCGTGCGCAGCCCGGCCTCTCAGGAGACAGCGGTGCGGCAGGCAGGGTTCGCGTTCGCCACCGCCGACTACCGCGAACTGCTGGAGCGGGACGACATCGAAATCATCAGCTGCTGTGTGCCGAACAACCTGCACGAGCAGGTGGCCGTGGACGCCATCCGCGCGGGGAAGCATCTCTACATTGACAAACCACTGGCTGCTTCGTTGCAGGAAGCGGAGCGCATCGTGCAGGCGGATGCGGACGCAGCCGACGGCAGGACGCGCCAGATGGCTTTCAACTACCGCTTCGTGCCCGCGCTGATGCGCGCGCGGCAACTGCTTCAGGAGGAGCGTCTGGGCCGCATCTACACCTTCAATCTCCGCTATCTGCACTCCACGAACGCCGACCCCTCTCGTCCCCTGCACTGGAAGACGGACCGGGCCGCCGGCGGTGGCGTGCTGGTGGATCTGGGATCGCACATCATAGACTTGGCAAGGTGGCTGCTGGGAGATTTCCGCCGCGTTCTGGCTCATCCGGTGACGGCCATCTCGGAGCGTCCCGACGGCAAGGGAGGAATGCGCAAGGTGGAAGGGGATGATGCCACTTTCCTGCTTGCCGAGATGCAGAGCGGGGCGGTGGGGACGCTGGAGGCCAGCAAGCTGGCCGTCGGCGCGAACGACGACCTGACGATCGAGATCCGGGGAGAGAAGGGAGCGCTGCTGTTCAGCCTGATGGAGCCGGAGTGGTTGCGCTTCTACGACAACACCGCCCCAGGGGGCGACCTGGGCGGCCTGAAAGGCTTCACCGCCATCGAATGCGTCCAGCGCTATCCCGCGCCAGCCTCACTGCCCGGACCAAAGCTCACCCCGGGATGGATGCGCTTCCACATTCACAGCGTCTACGAGTTTGTGCGCCGGGTGGTGGAGGGGCTTCCCGGCGATCCCTCGTTGGCGGACGGTCTGGAGACGCAGCGGGTGCTGGATGTCTGTTACAACTCCCCCGGCCGATGGACGGAAGTGACGGAGCGGTGA